Proteins encoded within one genomic window of Anopheles gambiae chromosome 3, idAnoGambNW_F1_1, whole genome shotgun sequence:
- the LOC1279181 gene encoding DENN domain-containing protein 1A isoform X5 — MNSRIKEDVSRLFEFWCEIAPGTGEDNSAPGQIVESFPESFKDAKVTADIPAFAYPCAFESRTIQVHSFVLTNIDSKWRFGFCRHDPKSPTAMVIITYLPWHDTFMRFLNVLADIRKNRPNEFASFLAESYNKGVPEPGACLKLHYDRASQTFLFQRPQQFQLPSIPENHNLNQYYNFVEPKFMIGIFAAMLAERRIIFVSRRLDILSSCVQAANAFLYPMVWQHIFIPVLPMQMKDILAAPMPFLIGVPEAVYDTLRREEIGDVVILNCDKRTLETPFDDVKSMPQELVSSLKKQLSNQADHRGDRVSKIFLGILVQLIGGYRDAVKFNDKITFDPETFIESRPSHLRPFLDKMLDLQIFQQFIEERLDMLNTGQGFSDEFEVEYFRYAEKSGRKTKQYKDLLKNFKDKTNPAVRSAVKSVKEGGKGVKTAYKGLRSKFRETTPPKTKLDSNSSLHLHHQYDVGGHHQSAPNSPVFNKRPQTIALPDDVYHTHNPHHMLTPSSTSLHNSPHILLGSNHHHHHLHQSLPQSNGGVGSAGNSSSAGYHSASAAMTRSGSSAAGSTSHMNNNHSYANSNSNNNHMTSSSASDIRSPTLSPTSSNSSSEMNLWQEMQHHLTLFKSPAVNRNNKSHLSSELIELIAIKMADRPIHTSAA, encoded by the exons ATGAACTCCCGAATCAA GGAGGATGTCAGCCGACTGTTTGAGTTCTGGTGCGAGATTGCTCCGGGTACGGGGGAGGACAACAGTGCGCCCGGCCAGATCGTGGAAAGCTTCCCGGAGTCGTTCAAGGATGCGAAGGTTACGGCCGACATTCCGGCGTTCGCGTATCCGTGCGCCTTCGAAAG TCGAACCATTCAAGTGCACTCGTTCGTGCTGACCAACATCGACTCGAAATGGCGGTTTGGGTTCTGCCGGCACGATCCAAAATCACCCACGGCGATGGTGATCATCACGTACCTGCCGTGGCACGATACGTTCATGCGCTTCCTGAACGTGCTGGCCGACATCCGGAAGAACCGCCCGAACGAGTTTGCCTCGTTTCTCGCCGAATCGTACAACAAGGGCGTACCCGAGCCGGGCGCCTGCCTGAAGCTGCACTACGATCGCGCCTCCCAAACGTTCCTGTTCCAAAGACCTCAGCAGTTTCAGCTTCCCAGTATTCCGGAGAAC CACAATCTCAACCAATACTACAACTTTGTGGAACCAAAATTTATGATAGGAATATTTGCCGCCATGCTGGCAGAGCGGCGCATCATCTTCGTTTCGCGCCGGCTCGACATCCTGTCGTCGTGCGTGCAGGCGGCGAACGCTTTCCTCTATCCGATGGTCTGGCAGCACATATTTATACCGGTGCTGCCGATGCAGATGAAGGACATACTGGCCGCGCCGATGCCGTTCCTGATCGGCGTACCGGAGGCGGTGTACGACACGCTGCGAAGGGAGGAAATCGGTGACGTCGTCATACTGAACTGTGATAAACGAACGCTGGAAACACCGTTCGACGATGTGAAAAGTATGCCCCAGGAATTGGTCAGCTCGCTGAAGAAGCAGCTGTCCAATCAGGCCGATCATCGGGGCGATCGGGTTTCAAAGATATTTCTAG GTATTCTAGTGCAATTAATTGGAGGGTATCGGGACGCTGtaaaatttaatgataaaatTACCTTCGATCCGGAGACTTTCATCGAGTCGCGACCGTCGCATCTACGGCCATTTTTGGATAAGATGTTGGATTTGCAGATTTTTCAACAG TTTATCGAAGAACGCTTGGATATGCTGAACACTGGGCAGGGATTTTCGGACGAGTTCGAGGTAGAGTACTTCCGGTACGCGGAAAAGTCAGGCCGCAAGACGAAACAGTACAAGGATCTGCTGAAAAACTTCAAGGACAAG ACTAATCCAGCTGTACGTTCGGCGGTCAAATCG GTCAAGGAAGGTGGCAAAGGCGTCAAAACCGCATACAAAGGCTTGCGGTCGAAATTTCGCGAAACGACACCACCGAAGACGAAGCtcgacagcaacagcagcttgCACCTGCATCACCAGTACGATGTCGGTGGCCACCATCAGTCCGCACCGAACTCGCCCGTCTTTAACAAGCGGCCGCAGACGATCGCCCTGCCCGACGACGTGTACCACACGCACAACCCGCACCATATGCTGACACCGTCGTCCACCTCACTGCACAACTCGCCACATATCCTGCTGGGCAgcaatcatcaccatcaccatctgcACCAGTCGCTTCCGCAGAGCAATGGCGGTGTCGGCAGCGCGGGCAACAGTAGCAGTGCTGGGTATCACAGTGCGTCGGCCGCGATGACCCGCAGTGGTAGCAGTGCTGCTGGCAGCACCAGCCACATGAACAACAATCACAGCTATGCgaatagcaacagcaacaacaaccacatgaccagcagcagcgcgagCGACATCCGCAGCCCGACACTAAGTCCGACCAGCTCGAACTCATCGTCCGAGATGAACCTGTGGCAGGAGATGCAGCACCATCTGACACTGTTCAAATCGCCAGCCGTCAATCGGAAT
- the LOC1279181 gene encoding DENN domain-containing protein 1C isoform X3 yields MNSRIKEDVSRLFEFWCEIAPGTGEDNSAPGQIVESFPESFKDAKVTADIPAFAYPCAFESRTIQVHSFVLTNIDSKWRFGFCRHDPKSPTAMVIITYLPWHDTFMRFLNVLADIRKNRPNEFASFLAESYNKGVPEPGACLKLHYDRASQTFLFQRPQQFQLPSIPENHNLNQYYNFVEPKFMIGIFAAMLAERRIIFVSRRLDILSSCVQAANAFLYPMVWQHIFIPVLPMQMKDILAAPMPFLIGVPEAVYDTLRREEIGDVVILNCDKRTLETPFDDVKSMPQELVSSLKKQLSNQADHRGDRVSKIFLGILVQLIGGYRDAVKFNDKITFDPETFIESRPSHLRPFLDKMLDLQIFQQFIEERLDMLNTGQGFSDEFEVEYFRYAEKSGRKTKQYKDLLKNFKDKTNPAVRSAVKSVKEGGKGVKTAYKGLRSKFRETTPPKTKLDSNSSLHLHHQYDVGGHHQSAPNSPVFNKRPQTIALPDDVYHTHNPHHMLTPSSTSLHNSPHILLGSNHHHHHLHQSLPQSNGGVGSAGNSSSAGYHSASAAMTRSGSSAAGSTSHMNNNHSYANSNSNNNHMTSSSASDIRSPTLSPTSSNSSSEMNLWQEMQHHLTLFKSPAVNRNLKPTNSADGGSNGSRPSSRAGAPVSPPGGSSNALPRIQESVAVGAQPLLLGLDLEDPGGSPARSACCNNNGSGDYHDDEQANFDLSPDAPCPPIPPRRFQSAADALAAIQISPPPMSPPSSSSSNSSPYRTYNNFIPPAPKPKPPAGAPTSSPSIIDQSPPLPSPPPPPPLKAPVDSSARRNDILQLDDGEEEQLITLTTTTATVGGHGATGGTATTTTTTTSMSMTFGQPAVRKPQPSPTANSTLHSNHILPPLLPQAQQQQQQQTVSPSLAGKTPPLQHAYTLPHPPKAQAPQPPQRPPLAPKPTFRKEMRVKIERKLSMQAVAKQDV; encoded by the exons ATGAACTCCCGAATCAA GGAGGATGTCAGCCGACTGTTTGAGTTCTGGTGCGAGATTGCTCCGGGTACGGGGGAGGACAACAGTGCGCCCGGCCAGATCGTGGAAAGCTTCCCGGAGTCGTTCAAGGATGCGAAGGTTACGGCCGACATTCCGGCGTTCGCGTATCCGTGCGCCTTCGAAAG TCGAACCATTCAAGTGCACTCGTTCGTGCTGACCAACATCGACTCGAAATGGCGGTTTGGGTTCTGCCGGCACGATCCAAAATCACCCACGGCGATGGTGATCATCACGTACCTGCCGTGGCACGATACGTTCATGCGCTTCCTGAACGTGCTGGCCGACATCCGGAAGAACCGCCCGAACGAGTTTGCCTCGTTTCTCGCCGAATCGTACAACAAGGGCGTACCCGAGCCGGGCGCCTGCCTGAAGCTGCACTACGATCGCGCCTCCCAAACGTTCCTGTTCCAAAGACCTCAGCAGTTTCAGCTTCCCAGTATTCCGGAGAAC CACAATCTCAACCAATACTACAACTTTGTGGAACCAAAATTTATGATAGGAATATTTGCCGCCATGCTGGCAGAGCGGCGCATCATCTTCGTTTCGCGCCGGCTCGACATCCTGTCGTCGTGCGTGCAGGCGGCGAACGCTTTCCTCTATCCGATGGTCTGGCAGCACATATTTATACCGGTGCTGCCGATGCAGATGAAGGACATACTGGCCGCGCCGATGCCGTTCCTGATCGGCGTACCGGAGGCGGTGTACGACACGCTGCGAAGGGAGGAAATCGGTGACGTCGTCATACTGAACTGTGATAAACGAACGCTGGAAACACCGTTCGACGATGTGAAAAGTATGCCCCAGGAATTGGTCAGCTCGCTGAAGAAGCAGCTGTCCAATCAGGCCGATCATCGGGGCGATCGGGTTTCAAAGATATTTCTAG GTATTCTAGTGCAATTAATTGGAGGGTATCGGGACGCTGtaaaatttaatgataaaatTACCTTCGATCCGGAGACTTTCATCGAGTCGCGACCGTCGCATCTACGGCCATTTTTGGATAAGATGTTGGATTTGCAGATTTTTCAACAG TTTATCGAAGAACGCTTGGATATGCTGAACACTGGGCAGGGATTTTCGGACGAGTTCGAGGTAGAGTACTTCCGGTACGCGGAAAAGTCAGGCCGCAAGACGAAACAGTACAAGGATCTGCTGAAAAACTTCAAGGACAAG ACTAATCCAGCTGTACGTTCGGCGGTCAAATCG GTCAAGGAAGGTGGCAAAGGCGTCAAAACCGCATACAAAGGCTTGCGGTCGAAATTTCGCGAAACGACACCACCGAAGACGAAGCtcgacagcaacagcagcttgCACCTGCATCACCAGTACGATGTCGGTGGCCACCATCAGTCCGCACCGAACTCGCCCGTCTTTAACAAGCGGCCGCAGACGATCGCCCTGCCCGACGACGTGTACCACACGCACAACCCGCACCATATGCTGACACCGTCGTCCACCTCACTGCACAACTCGCCACATATCCTGCTGGGCAgcaatcatcaccatcaccatctgcACCAGTCGCTTCCGCAGAGCAATGGCGGTGTCGGCAGCGCGGGCAACAGTAGCAGTGCTGGGTATCACAGTGCGTCGGCCGCGATGACCCGCAGTGGTAGCAGTGCTGCTGGCAGCACCAGCCACATGAACAACAATCACAGCTATGCgaatagcaacagcaacaacaaccacatgaccagcagcagcgcgagCGACATCCGCAGCCCGACACTAAGTCCGACCAGCTCGAACTCATCGTCCGAGATGAACCTGTGGCAGGAGATGCAGCACCATCTGACACTGTTCAAATCGCCAGCCGTCAATCGGAAT CTCAAGCCGACGAACAGTGCGGACGGCGGCAGCAACGGCAGCCGGCCATCGTCCCGGGCGGGTGCACCGGTCAGCCCGCCGGGCGGAAGCAGCAACGCGCTACCTCGCATACAGGAGTCGGTGGCAGTCGGTGcgcagccgctgctgctgggactAGATCTGGAGGATCCCGGCGGATCACCGGCGCGGTCCGCCTGCTGCAACAACAATGGCAGCGGCGACTACCACGACGACGAGCAGGCCAACTTCGACCTGTCGCCGGACGCACCGTGTCCGCCAATACCGCCCAGGCGCTTCCAGTCGGCGGCCGATGCGCTGGCCGCCATTCAGATCTCTCCCCCGCCAATGTCACCTCCGTCGTCTTCCTCGTCGAACTCGTCGCCCTACCGTACCTACAACAACTTCATACCTCCCGCACCAAAGCCAAAGCCCCCGGCGGGCGCTCCCACCTCTTCCCCCTCGATCATCGACCAGTCACCTCCCTTACCTTCTCCTCCGCCTCCGCCGCCCCTGAAGGCGCCGGTGGATTCCTCCGCCCGGCGCAACGATATCCTCCAGCTCGACGACGGCGAGGAGGAGCAGCTGATTACACTGACCACAACTACGGCGACAGTCGGTGGGCATGGGGCGACGGGCGGTACTGCGACTACCACCACTACGACCACCAGCATGTCCATGACGTTCGGTCAGCCAGCGGTTCGCAAGCCGCAGCCCTCTCCCACGGCCAATAGCAC